A window of Lepidochelys kempii isolate rLepKem1 chromosome 1, rLepKem1.hap2, whole genome shotgun sequence contains these coding sequences:
- the LOC140914512 gene encoding olfactory receptor 52N2-like — MSDSNTTEFTNPSTFILLDTAHVWISIPFCTMYVIAILGNFTILFIVKMELSLHGPMYYFLCMLAVTDLVLSTSTLPKMLAIFWFNSKEINFSACLTQMYFIHCFVVMESGIFVAMALDRYVAVCHPLRHSTILTNPVVAKIGLAIVLRGSMLVLPYPFLARQWPYCRTNIIPHSYCEHIAVVKLACTDNRISSYYGLFVAFLMTCLDVFCITMSYTQILRAIFSLPTKDTRLKTFGTCSSHLCVILIFYIPSLFSFLMHQFGHNLALHFHIIIANLYLLVPPMLNPIIYGVSTKQIRDRLLQLFTHKQT, encoded by the coding sequence ATGTCAGATTCTAACACAACTGaattcaccaacccctccacaTTCATCCTTCTGGACACTGCACATGTCTGGATCTCGATCCCCTTCTGCACCATGTATGTCATAGCCATTTTGGGGAACTTCACCATCCTGTTCATTGTGAAGATGGAACTGAGCCTCCAtgggcccatgtactatttcctctgcatgctggctgTCACCGACCTGGTCCTGTCCACGTCTACCCTGCCCAAAATGTTGGCaatcttctggttcaattccaaGGAGATCAatttcagtgcctgcctcacccagatgtacttCATTCACTGCTTTGTAGTGATGGAGTCTGGGATCTTTGTGGCCATGGCTTTGGATCGCTATGTGGCCGTCTGCCATCCCCTGAGGCATTCCACCATCCTGACAAACCCCGTGGTGGCCAAGATTGGCCTGGCCATAGTGCTGCGTGGCAGCATGCTCGTACTTCCCTATCCCTTCCTGGCGAGGCAAtggccatattgcagaaccaacatcatTCCCCACTCGTACTGTGAGCACATAGCCGTGGTAAAGCTGGCCTGCACTGACAACCGCATCAGTAGTTACTATGGCCTCTTCGTGGCATTTTTGATGACCTGTCTAGATGTATTTTGTATCACCATGTCCTATAcccagatcctcagggccatcttcagcctccccacCAAGGACACCCGGCTGAAGACTTTTgggacctgcagctcccacctctGTGTCATCTTAATCTTTTACATCccatctctcttctccttcctaaTGCACCAGTTTGGGCACAATTTGGCCCTGCATTTCCACATTATCATTGCCAATCTGTACCTCCTCGTGCCCCCCATGCTAAACCCCATCATCTATGGGGTGAGCACCAAACAGATTCGGGACAGGCTTCTCCAGCTCTTTACTCATAAACAGACTTAA
- the LOC140914564 gene encoding olfactory receptor 52R1-like — MSDSNTTDFTNPSTFILLGIPGLEWAHAWLSIPFCAMYAIATLGNFTILFVVKRELSLRAPMYHFLCMLAVSNLVLSTSMLPKMLTIFWFNSREINFSACLTQMYFIHGFSVTESGILVAMAFDRYVAICDPLRHSTILTNPVVAKIGLAVVLRGGMIILPCALLARQWPYCETNIIPDTYCTHIAVVKLACADIRISSYYGLFVLFCVKGLDMFLVTLSYTQILRAIFSLPTKDARLKTLGTCSSHLCSILVFYIPAVFSSLAYRSGQNVALHFRVLIGNLNLLVPPVLNPIIYGVRTKQIRDRLLQLFIHKDI; from the coding sequence atgtcagattccaacacaaccgacttcaccaacccctccaccttcatccttctgggcattcctggcctggaaTGGGCTCATGCCTGgctctccatccccttctgtgcCATGTATGCCATAGCCACCTTGGGGAACTTCACCATTCTATTTGTTGTGAAGAGGGAACTGAGCCTCCGTGCCCCCATGTAccatttcctctgcatgctggcagTCAGCAACCTGGTCCTGTCTACATCCATGCTGCCCAAAATGCTGAccatcttctggttcaattccagggagatcaatttcagtgcctgcctcacccagatgtacttCATTCACGGCTTCTCAGTGACGGAGTCTGGGATTCTCGTGGCCATGGCTTTTgatcgctacgtggccatctgtgatcccctgagacattccaccatCTTGACAAACCCCGTGGTGGCCAAGATTGGCCTGGCTGTGGTGCTGCGTGGTGGCATGATCATACTGCCCTGTGCCTTGCTGGCGAGGCAGTGGCCATATTGCGAAACCAACATCATCCCCGATACCTACTGCACACATATAGCCGTGGTGAAGTTGGCTTGCGCTGATATCCGCATCAGTAGTTACTACGGCCTCTTTGTGCTATTCTGTGTGAAGGGTCTGGATATGTTTTTAGTTACATTGTCCTATAcccagatcctcagggccatcttcagcctccccacaaaggaTGCCCGGCTCAAGACTTTGGGGACCTGCAGTTCCCATCTCTGTTCCATCTTAGTCTTTTACATCCCAGCTGTCTTTTCCTCCCTCGCGTACCGGTCTGGCCAGAATGTGGCCCTGCATTTCCGTGTTCTCATTGGCAACTTGAATCTCCTGGTGCCCCCCGTGCTAAACCCCATCATCTACGGGGTGAGGACCAAACAGATCCGGGACAGGCTGCTCCAGCTCTTTATTCATAAAGACATCTAA